One window from the genome of Xenorhabdus bovienii SS-2004 encodes:
- a CDS encoding DUF441 domain-containing protein, translating to MSYVDPTLLILLVLAGLGIISHNMTVTLAMLFLLIVRITPLNHFFPWVEKYGLTIGILILTIGVMAPIASGKISAQDIFSSFLNWKSLLAIAVGIIVSWLGSRGVALMSSQPSTVAGLLVGTVLGVALFKGVPVGPLIAAGILSIMIGKP from the coding sequence ATGAGCTATGTTGATCCTACTTTACTTATTTTGTTAGTGCTGGCAGGCCTTGGCATTATCAGCCATAACATGACAGTAACGCTTGCTATGCTGTTTTTGCTGATAGTCCGTATTACACCACTGAATCACTTTTTCCCTTGGGTGGAAAAGTATGGCTTGACGATAGGTATCCTGATTCTCACCATCGGAGTCATGGCACCTATCGCAAGTGGGAAAATTTCTGCGCAGGACATATTCAGTTCATTCCTGAATTGGAAGTCGCTGCTCGCTATCGCTGTCGGCATTATCGTATCGTGGCTGGGAAGCCGTGGTGTTGCCTTGATGTCGAGTCAGCCATCTACAGTGGCGGGGTTATTGGTTGGTACTGTATTGGGCGTAGCGTTGTTCAAGGGCGTTCCCGTCGGCCCGCTGATTGCAGCGGGTATTTTATCTATCATGATTGGTAAACCATGA
- a CDS encoding tRNA(Met) cytidine acetyltransferase TmcA — MTMLDSIWKKLQEQMQQQGQRRLVVLSGDVLWSEQIVNQLKKQFQGDWVTVASGDEGVIEPVKACSLLGREFMHGVFDVTRGFNAEALAILAGTLKTGSWLVMRVPTWSQWPAQPDEDSSRWNESAGVISTPYFIQHIQQQILGFPDILLWQQGKPFQPMQLPQTASWQMPDGNPTASQQAILEQLLRASQGVWVVTAPRGRGKSALAGMLIQQWQGKCWLCAPAKITTEVIRYYSGTSDPEQGSPVDKTPFWAVDNLLKYCRLKNNREGHDIDADWLLIDEAAAIPTPQLAELIRYFPRVLLTTTVQGYEGTGRGFLLKLCATLPDCHVRELETPMRWAENDPLETWLDSTLLFDEKSLSGKPLVYSEPEKNLHFYPITQAMWLRQPELLRQFYGLLTSAHYRTSPLDLRRLLDGNGMTFLAATSRSAVNNQQLIGALWMVSEGGLPQTLAHEVWAGRRRPRGNLVAQSLAAHSGFPQAAMMRSQRVSRIAVRAQYRRRGIAQRLVAQQCQEARTQKQDFLSVSFGYTAELWSLWQTCGFRLVRIGTHLEASSGCYTAMAILPLSEKGKWLAESAQQQLCRDAYWLELLIGFSLPIDHHDDNQLSDNDWQELAGFAFAHRPLSASYFALQRLLLALDLALPALRKYLQQQIDIEQCARDLFLSGRKALLKRCREETAGALASIDEILANQWKNWTISCGVSGNNRPHHPIYH; from the coding sequence ATGACCATGTTAGATTCGATCTGGAAAAAGTTGCAGGAGCAAATGCAGCAGCAAGGGCAGCGCCGCTTGGTGGTTTTAAGTGGTGATGTCCTGTGGAGCGAGCAGATTGTCAATCAGCTGAAAAAACAGTTTCAGGGGGATTGGGTAACAGTCGCATCTGGAGACGAGGGTGTGATTGAGCCAGTAAAAGCGTGTAGTTTGCTTGGGCGCGAATTTATGCATGGGGTTTTTGATGTCACCCGTGGTTTTAATGCCGAAGCGCTGGCGATTCTGGCTGGTACGCTAAAAACAGGAAGCTGGCTGGTGATGCGTGTACCCACTTGGTCACAATGGCCAGCACAGCCAGATGAAGACAGTTCGCGTTGGAACGAGTCGGCTGGCGTGATCTCTACACCTTATTTTATCCAACATATTCAACAGCAAATCCTAGGGTTTCCCGATATCCTGCTATGGCAACAGGGAAAACCCTTTCAGCCAATGCAATTACCACAAACCGCATCGTGGCAGATGCCTGATGGTAATCCTACTGCCAGCCAGCAGGCTATTCTTGAGCAATTACTACGGGCTTCACAGGGAGTTTGGGTGGTCACTGCGCCCCGAGGACGCGGAAAATCTGCCTTGGCCGGAATGCTCATACAGCAATGGCAGGGGAAGTGTTGGCTATGTGCACCTGCAAAAATCACAACAGAAGTTATTCGGTATTATTCCGGGACTTCCGATCCTGAGCAGGGTTCTCCCGTTGATAAAACCCCATTCTGGGCGGTAGACAATTTATTGAAATATTGTCGATTGAAAAATAATCGGGAAGGACATGATATTGATGCAGACTGGCTTCTGATTGACGAAGCCGCGGCGATCCCAACCCCGCAGTTAGCCGAATTAATCCGATATTTTCCACGAGTGTTATTAACGACAACGGTACAGGGCTATGAAGGAACCGGGCGTGGATTTTTGCTGAAGTTGTGTGCCACATTGCCTGATTGCCATGTTAGAGAACTGGAAACACCGATGCGCTGGGCTGAAAATGATCCACTGGAAACATGGTTAGATAGCACACTGTTATTTGATGAAAAATCGTTGTCTGGTAAGCCATTGGTTTATTCCGAACCTGAGAAAAATTTGCACTTTTATCCCATCACTCAGGCAATGTGGTTGCGACAACCTGAATTACTGCGTCAGTTTTATGGACTGTTGACGAGTGCTCACTACCGCACATCTCCTCTTGATTTGCGCCGTTTGCTGGATGGTAACGGAATGACTTTTCTGGCCGCTACATCTCGTTCCGCTGTGAATAATCAACAATTGATCGGCGCGTTATGGATGGTAAGTGAAGGTGGGTTGCCACAGACATTGGCGCATGAAGTGTGGGCAGGTCGCCGTCGTCCAAGGGGAAATCTGGTGGCTCAGTCTCTGGCCGCCCATAGTGGCTTTCCACAGGCTGCGATGATGCGTTCACAGCGTGTCAGTCGTATTGCTGTCCGGGCACAATATCGCCGTCGTGGCATTGCTCAACGCTTGGTTGCTCAACAGTGTCAAGAAGCTCGCACGCAAAAGCAGGATTTTCTTTCTGTCAGCTTTGGTTATACCGCTGAACTTTGGTCACTCTGGCAAACATGCGGCTTTCGATTGGTGCGGATAGGAACCCATCTCGAAGCAAGCAGTGGTTGCTATACCGCAATGGCTATTTTGCCACTGAGTGAGAAGGGAAAATGGCTGGCTGAGTCCGCACAACAGCAACTATGTCGTGATGCATACTGGCTGGAATTACTGATCGGTTTTTCCTTACCCATTGATCATCATGATGATAACCAGCTCAGTGATAATGACTGGCAGGAACTGGCGGGTTTTGCATTCGCTCATCGTCCCCTGTCTGCGTCTTATTTTGCGTTACAGCGGCTATTGTTGGCACTTGATCTGGCTTTGCCAGCATTAAGAAAATATCTTCAACAACAGATAGATATTGAACAGTGCGCGCGCGATTTATTCCTGAGCGGACGTAAGGCGTTGTTGAAACGTTGTCGGGAAGAAACCGCAGGAGCATTGGCAAGCATTGATGAGATACTTGCCAATCAGTGGAAAAATTGGACTATTTCTTGCGGTGTTTCTGGGAACAATCGTCCTCATCATCCCATTTATCATTAA
- the maeB gene encoding NADP-dependent oxaloacetate-decarboxylating malate dehydrogenase — MDEKLKQSALDFHEFPQPGKITVTPTKPLATQRDLALAYSPGVAAPCLEIAKDPLAAYKYTARGNLVAVISNGTAVLGLGNIGALAGKPVMEGKGVLFKKFSGIDVFDIEVDESNPDKLIDIIAALEPTFGGINLEDIKAPECFYIEQKLRERMKIPVFHDDQHGTAIICTAAVLNGLRIVNKDIGKVRMVVSGAGAASIACMNLLVALGLKRENITVCDSKGVIYRGREENMEKTKADYAIEDNGCRTLMDVIPDADIFLGCSGPGVLTPEMVKTMAKDPLIMALANPEPEILPPLAKAVRPDAIICTGRSDFPNQVNNVLCFPFIFRGALDVGATTINEEMKLACVHAIADLALAEQSQEVASAYGDQDLFFGSEYIIPKPFDPRLIVKIAPAVAKAAMDSGVATRPIADFGAYIEKLNEFVYKTNLFMKPIFSQAKKEKKRIVLAEGEDIRVLHATQELVSLGLAFPVLIGRPSVIEMRIKKQGMHIEIGKDFEVVNNENDPRFKEYWQEYYQLMKRRGISQEQARRTVIGNPTLIGAIMVHRGEADGLICGTVGSYSEHYQVVKDFFGFRQGVHTAGAMNALMLPMGNTFIADTYVNEDPTPEELAEITLMAAETVRRFGIEPKVALLSRSSFGSSDCVSAQKMRKVLELVQEAAPSLEIDGEMHGDAALVENIRRDIMPDSPLKGSANLLIMPNMEAARISYNLLRVTSSDGVTVGPVLMGVSKPVHILTPIASVRRIVNMVALAAVEAQTDPL; from the coding sequence ATGGACGAGAAATTAAAACAAAGTGCTCTTGATTTTCATGAATTCCCACAACCAGGAAAAATCACCGTTACCCCGACCAAACCATTAGCAACACAGCGTGATTTGGCATTGGCATATTCGCCAGGCGTTGCTGCGCCTTGCCTTGAGATAGCAAAAGATCCCCTGGCGGCTTATAAATATACTGCACGCGGCAATCTTGTAGCGGTTATCTCTAACGGTACTGCTGTTTTGGGCTTGGGGAATATCGGTGCATTAGCCGGCAAACCCGTAATGGAAGGTAAAGGCGTTCTATTTAAGAAATTCTCTGGTATTGATGTTTTTGATATTGAAGTTGATGAGTCCAATCCTGATAAATTGATTGATATCATTGCTGCATTGGAGCCGACTTTTGGTGGTATTAATCTTGAAGATATCAAGGCACCAGAATGTTTCTATATTGAGCAGAAACTCCGTGAGCGGATGAAAATTCCTGTATTCCATGATGATCAGCACGGCACGGCGATTATCTGTACGGCTGCGGTATTAAATGGGTTGCGAATTGTCAATAAAGATATCGGCAAAGTACGCATGGTGGTATCTGGTGCGGGTGCAGCATCCATCGCCTGTATGAACCTGCTGGTGGCTCTGGGTCTGAAACGTGAAAATATTACCGTCTGTGACTCGAAGGGTGTTATCTATCGTGGTCGCGAAGAGAATATGGAAAAGACCAAAGCCGATTATGCTATCGAAGATAATGGCTGTCGTACGTTGATGGATGTGATCCCAGATGCCGATATTTTCCTTGGTTGTTCTGGGCCGGGTGTCCTGACACCAGAGATGGTGAAGACGATGGCGAAAGATCCGCTCATCATGGCGTTAGCGAATCCAGAACCAGAAATCCTGCCACCACTGGCAAAAGCGGTGCGCCCTGATGCCATTATCTGTACAGGTCGTTCTGATTTTCCTAACCAAGTTAATAACGTACTCTGCTTTCCATTCATCTTCCGTGGCGCACTCGATGTCGGAGCGACAACGATTAATGAAGAGATGAAACTCGCCTGTGTTCACGCGATTGCGGATTTGGCATTGGCCGAACAAAGCCAGGAAGTGGCTTCAGCCTATGGCGATCAAGATTTGTTCTTTGGCTCTGAATATATTATTCCGAAGCCATTTGATCCACGCCTGATTGTCAAAATCGCGCCTGCCGTGGCGAAAGCTGCGATGGATTCTGGTGTCGCAACGCGGCCTATCGCTGATTTCGGGGCATATATTGAGAAACTCAACGAGTTTGTCTATAAAACCAACCTGTTTATGAAGCCAATTTTCTCTCAGGCGAAAAAAGAGAAAAAGCGTATTGTATTGGCGGAAGGGGAAGATATCCGTGTACTGCATGCCACGCAGGAATTGGTTTCCCTTGGATTGGCATTCCCAGTATTGATTGGTCGCCCAAGCGTCATTGAAATGCGTATTAAGAAGCAAGGAATGCACATTGAAATTGGTAAAGATTTTGAAGTAGTGAATAACGAAAATGATCCACGTTTTAAAGAGTATTGGCAGGAATATTACCAACTGATGAAACGCCGTGGTATTTCTCAGGAGCAGGCTCGTCGTACAGTTATTGGTAATCCGACACTGATCGGTGCAATCATGGTACATCGTGGTGAAGCAGACGGCTTGATTTGTGGCACCGTCGGCAGCTACAGCGAACATTATCAAGTAGTGAAAGATTTCTTTGGCTTCCGTCAGGGGGTACATACCGCAGGTGCGATGAATGCTTTGATGTTGCCGATGGGGAATACTTTTATTGCAGATACTTATGTCAATGAAGATCCTACTCCAGAGGAACTGGCTGAAATTACATTGATGGCTGCCGAAACTGTGCGACGTTTTGGTATTGAACCTAAAGTTGCTTTGTTATCACGTTCAAGTTTTGGTTCTTCTGATTGTGTTTCAGCACAAAAAATGCGTAAGGTGCTGGAACTGGTACAGGAAGCGGCTCCGTCACTTGAAATCGACGGTGAAATGCACGGGGATGCGGCACTGGTGGAAAATATTCGCCGTGACATCATGCCGGACAGTCCATTAAAAGGTTCAGCTAATTTGTTGATCATGCCAAATATGGAAGCTGCGCGTATCAGCTATAACCTGCTGCGTGTCACCAGCTCCGATGGGGTAACGGTTGGCCCGGTATTGATGGGCGTGTCAAAGCCGGTGCATATCTTGACGCCGATTGCTTCTGTCCGTCGTATCGTGAATATGGTTGCGTTGGCTGCCGTTGAAGCACAAACCGATCCACTGTAA
- a CDS encoding IS1 family transposase (programmed frameshift) translates to MALVEVKCRFCGQTTPVKKHGKGEGGHQRYYCQSCRRTFQLEYTYRACHSGMKEQIVELAMNNAGIRDTARALHVSINAVVRTFKKLAPRCVTTLPLDTPELQLICEVDEMGSFISNKKRQRWLWYAWEPRLKRIVAHAFGARSKQTLRTLLEKLSAFDVAFWCTDNFGAYDILADEKHITGKLYTQRIERENLNLRNRLKRLNRKMLGYSKSVEMNDKIIGTFIEREFYY, encoded by the exons ATGGCATTAGTTGAAGTGAAGTGTCGGTTTTGTGGCCAAACCACGCCTGTTAAAAAACACGGTAAAGGAGAAGGTGGGCATCAACGATATTATTGCCAGTCCTGTCGTAGAACCTTCCAGCTCGAATACACTTACCGGGCTTGCCATTCGGGTATGAAAGAGCAAATCGTCGAGCTTGCCATGAATAACGCCGGTATTCGTGATACGGCACGGGCACTTCATGTCAGCATTAACGCTGTTGTACGCACTT TTAAAAAACTCGCGCCGCGATGTGTAACCACGCTGCCGCTGGATACCCCTGAGCTTCAGCTTATCTGTGAAGTCGATGAAATGGGGTCATTCATCAGTAACAAAAAACGGCAACGCTGGCTGTGGTACGCGTGGGAGCCTCGCTTGAAACGTATTGTCGCTCACGCTTTTGGCGCTCGTAGCAAACAGACACTCAGGACGTTGCTGGAAAAGTTATCCGCTTTTGATGTGGCATTCTGGTGCACCGATAATTTCGGGGCATATGACATATTGGCTGATGAGAAACATATCACCGGTAAACTTTATACTCAACGTATTGAACGAGAAAATCTGAACCTGCGTAACAGGCTAAAGCGACTCAATCGCAAGATGCTGGGTTATTCTAAGTCAGTTGAAATGAATGACAAGATCATTGGCACATTCATCGAACGTGAGTTCTATTATTGA
- a CDS encoding M15 family metallopeptidase, which translates to MMTPEMLTGLSTDHLVTFAGNHRLQFNATKAFLAMQRDAAKAGFKLQPASSFRDFARQQAIWNEKFRGQRPVLDDNSQPLDITKMTEGEICEAILRWSALPGASRHHWGTELDIYDPFLLPQGQKLLLEPWEYENGGYFEPLSDWLTENMSIYDFYRPFNRHSSGVAYEPWHISFWPLSHEAENLFNEQVLLKAWQDHNIAGIDWLSANLSSLFAKYVKIAEQD; encoded by the coding sequence ATGATGACGCCTGAAATGTTGACAGGTCTGTCAACAGATCACTTGGTGACATTCGCGGGTAATCACCGTTTACAGTTCAATGCCACCAAAGCGTTTCTTGCCATGCAAAGAGATGCAGCCAAGGCAGGCTTTAAATTACAGCCCGCCAGTTCATTTCGTGATTTCGCACGCCAGCAAGCTATCTGGAATGAAAAATTTCGGGGACAACGTCCGGTATTGGATGACAATAGCCAGCCCCTTGATATTACAAAAATGACCGAAGGAGAGATTTGCGAAGCTATTCTCCGCTGGTCTGCTCTGCCGGGAGCCAGCCGTCATCACTGGGGTACTGAACTGGATATTTATGACCCATTCCTTCTGCCACAAGGTCAGAAATTGTTACTGGAACCATGGGAATATGAAAACGGTGGCTATTTTGAACCACTATCAGACTGGCTGACTGAAAATATGTCTATTTACGATTTTTATCGCCCATTCAACCGACATAGCAGTGGTGTAGCATATGAACCGTGGCATATCAGTTTTTGGCCGTTGTCCCATGAAGCAGAAAATTTGTTCAATGAGCAAGTGCTGCTAAAGGCCTGGCAGGATCACAACATTGCTGGTATTGATTGGTTATCAGCCAACCTCTCCTCTCTTTTTGCAAAGTATGTCAAAATTGCCGAGCAGGATTAA
- the dapE gene encoding succinyl-diaminopimelate desuccinylase yields the protein MICPVIELAQQLIKHPSVSPDDQGCQDILIQRLQDTGFTIERMPFGDTLNFWAYHGTGTTFAFAGHTDVVPAGDTSEWQTPPFDPVIRDGMLYGRGAADMKGSLAAMIVAAERFVKDNPDHPGRLAFLITSDEEASATNGTVKVVETLMSRHERLDYCLVGEPSSQQRLGDIIKNGRRGSLTASLTIHGIQGHVAYPQLADNPIHHSLPFLQELVNTQWDNGNEFFPATSMQIANIQAGTGSNNVIPGKLWVQFNFRFSTELTDTEIRQRVEDMLKKHNLKYDIDWWLSGQPFLTCKGELVDAVVESIEQCCGYKPEISMSGGTSDGRFIAKMGAQVVELGPINATIHKVNEGISVSDLQKLSLIYQRIMEQLIK from the coding sequence ATGATTTGCCCAGTAATTGAACTTGCCCAGCAGCTAATCAAACATCCTTCTGTCAGCCCTGATGACCAAGGATGTCAGGATATACTCATTCAACGTCTGCAAGATACTGGTTTTACAATAGAACGAATGCCTTTCGGGGATACCCTGAATTTCTGGGCTTATCACGGAACAGGCACAACGTTTGCTTTCGCAGGACACACTGACGTCGTTCCTGCCGGCGATACTTCTGAGTGGCAAACCCCTCCTTTTGATCCCGTTATTCGTGATGGCATGCTGTATGGCCGTGGGGCAGCGGATATGAAAGGTTCTCTGGCGGCCATGATTGTTGCTGCTGAACGTTTTGTCAAAGATAATCCTGACCATCCGGGCCGCCTCGCTTTCCTGATTACTTCAGATGAAGAAGCCAGCGCGACAAATGGCACCGTCAAGGTGGTCGAAACTTTAATGTCACGCCATGAACGCCTGGATTACTGTCTGGTAGGAGAACCTTCCAGCCAGCAACGTCTGGGTGACATAATTAAAAATGGGCGTCGTGGTTCCCTGACAGCCAGTCTGACTATCCACGGTATTCAAGGGCATGTTGCCTATCCACAGCTGGCAGATAACCCTATTCACCATTCACTGCCTTTTCTACAAGAACTAGTCAATACCCAATGGGACAATGGCAATGAATTTTTCCCCGCCACCAGTATGCAAATCGCCAATATTCAAGCGGGAACCGGCAGCAATAACGTCATACCGGGTAAATTGTGGGTTCAATTTAATTTCCGTTTCAGTACTGAATTGACAGATACCGAAATCCGCCAGCGGGTTGAAGATATGCTGAAAAAACATAATCTGAAATATGACATTGACTGGTGGCTATCCGGCCAGCCTTTTTTGACCTGCAAAGGTGAACTGGTCGATGCCGTGGTTGAATCCATTGAACAGTGTTGCGGATATAAACCAGAGATATCAATGAGTGGCGGCACATCGGATGGGCGTTTTATTGCTAAAATGGGAGCGCAGGTTGTGGAATTAGGGCCTATTAACGCCACTATCCATAAAGTTAATGAAGGTATCAGCGTGTCAGATTTACAGAAATTGAGCCTGATTTACCAACGTATCATGGAGCAATTAATCAAATGA
- a CDS encoding ArsC family reductase translates to MSDTTYHTAFTLYGIKNCDTMKKARRWLEDQEIPYQFHDYRVDGLSSELLQLFIEQVGWEPLLNTRGTTWRKLSDDQKSAINSTDAAKKLMLEQPAIIKRPLLVSETGNYLLGFKAEQYQQFFFHD, encoded by the coding sequence ATGTCAGATACCACTTATCACACAGCATTCACTCTCTACGGTATCAAAAACTGCGATACCATGAAAAAAGCGCGTCGCTGGCTAGAAGACCAAGAGATCCCCTATCAGTTTCATGACTATCGCGTTGATGGTCTATCCTCAGAATTGCTACAGTTATTTATTGAACAAGTCGGTTGGGAACCCCTGTTGAATACTCGCGGTACAACTTGGCGCAAATTGTCTGATGATCAAAAGTCAGCTATTAATAGTACAGACGCTGCCAAAAAATTGATGCTGGAACAACCTGCAATCATAAAACGCCCACTATTGGTGTCAGAAACAGGGAATTATTTACTCGGCTTTAAAGCCGAACAATATCAACAGTTTTTCTTTCATGACTAG
- a CDS encoding response regulator → MHNHSVMIVDDHPIIRHGLKRLIELERELIVTAETDNGEDAINIACQIKPDIILIDLKIHGLSGIDTIKSLRRKGLDSYVLVLSDSDNRGDIYDAIDAGANGYLLKDIELTPLISKIKKAANGDAVYSEKVYQYLSTRHLYIDPLSKLTKRELDVLKEISEGMTNKEIADFLFISEETVKVHTRNLLKKLKSRSRLEATIIYLRHRKPELV, encoded by the coding sequence ATGCATAATCACTCAGTCATGATAGTCGATGATCATCCTATCATTCGTCACGGTTTAAAAAGGTTGATTGAACTGGAACGTGAACTCATTGTGACTGCTGAAACAGACAATGGTGAAGATGCTATAAATATCGCCTGCCAGATAAAACCTGACATTATTCTGATAGATTTAAAAATCCATGGCCTTTCCGGAATTGATACGATTAAATCTCTCCGCCGAAAAGGTCTTGATTCCTATGTTTTGGTACTCTCAGATTCAGATAATCGCGGTGATATTTATGATGCCATTGATGCCGGGGCAAATGGTTATTTATTAAAAGATATTGAACTGACTCCTCTGATAAGTAAGATAAAAAAAGCCGCAAATGGCGATGCGGTGTACAGTGAAAAAGTCTATCAATATTTATCCACCCGTCATCTTTATATTGATCCTTTATCAAAATTAACCAAACGTGAATTGGATGTCCTAAAAGAAATCTCAGAAGGAATGACAAATAAAGAAATCGCTGACTTTCTTTTTATTTCAGAAGAAACTGTGAAAGTTCATACCCGTAACTTATTGAAAAAGCTTAAATCCCGCTCCCGACTAGAAGCTACCATCATCTATCTAAGACATAGAAAACCAGAGTTAGTCTGA
- a CDS encoding ISAs1 family transposase, whose protein sequence is MSSVSPLLQHFASLEDPRVQRTQLHSLENILTIAICAVICGAEGWVEIEEFGESKQDFFTQLLDLTNGIPSHDTFGRVFAALDAQAFADCFTSWISTLAQGVDQGIIAIDGKTMRRSLDKANGKAAIHLVSAFACTNRLVLGQVKVESKSNEITAIPELLRRLVLSGSLVTIDAMGCQKAIAHQLHEAGADYVLSLKENHPGPYNDVSHYFDYVSSQPERLSEYEDVDAGHGRIERRTVQMTHVDWLPEKACWCGLHSIIRVIRERYVGNEVSRESCYFISTLRPTEAQRAATAIRSHWQIETQLHWCLDIAFNEDQQRMREGNAAANMALLNKIALNLLRLAPTKAGIKARRKRAGWDGEYLLTVLGKAHQI, encoded by the coding sequence ATGTCCTCTGTCAGCCCTTTGTTACAGCATTTTGCCTCACTTGAAGATCCCCGAGTTCAACGAACTCAGTTGCATAGTTTGGAAAATATCCTGACTATCGCCATCTGCGCTGTGATTTGTGGCGCTGAAGGTTGGGTCGAAATTGAAGAGTTTGGCGAATCTAAACAGGATTTCTTTACCCAACTGCTTGATCTCACTAATGGCATCCCCTCTCACGATACCTTTGGTCGTGTCTTTGCTGCACTTGATGCGCAGGCTTTTGCCGACTGTTTCACCTCCTGGATATCTACGCTGGCACAAGGAGTTGATCAGGGTATCATCGCTATTGATGGCAAAACCATGCGCCGGTCACTCGATAAAGCCAACGGCAAGGCGGCAATCCATCTGGTCAGCGCCTTTGCCTGTACCAATCGCTTAGTTCTGGGACAAGTGAAAGTGGAGAGTAAATCCAATGAAATCACCGCTATTCCTGAGTTACTTCGACGATTGGTTTTGTCTGGAAGTCTGGTGACTATCGATGCCATGGGATGCCAGAAAGCGATTGCTCATCAATTACATGAAGCGGGCGCGGATTACGTACTGAGCCTGAAAGAAAATCATCCCGGCCCGTATAATGATGTCAGCCATTATTTCGATTATGTCTCATCCCAACCGGAGCGCCTGAGCGAATATGAAGACGTGGATGCCGGACATGGCCGCATTGAGCGACGCACAGTACAAATGACCCATGTTGATTGGTTGCCGGAAAAGGCGTGCTGGTGTGGTTTACACAGCATAATACGGGTGATCCGCGAACGCTATGTAGGAAATGAAGTGAGCCGGGAGAGCTGTTATTTTATCAGCACTTTACGTCCGACAGAGGCTCAACGGGCAGCGACAGCGATCCGCAGTCACTGGCAAATAGAAACGCAACTCCATTGGTGTCTGGATATTGCTTTTAATGAAGATCAGCAGCGGATGCGGGAAGGCAATGCAGCCGCCAATATGGCATTACTCAATAAAATCGCGTTGAATTTACTGCGCTTAGCTCCCACCAAAGCGGGAATTAAAGCACGCCGTAAACGGGCTGGTTGGGATGGTGAATATCTACTTACAGTACTGGGCAAAGCGCATCAAATTTAG
- a CDS encoding YpfN family protein, whose protein sequence is MHWLMDYWWVILLLLIGIIVNAIKELSRVDQKRFLDNKRELPPHRDFNDKWDDEDDCSQKHRKK, encoded by the coding sequence ATGCACTGGTTGATGGATTATTGGTGGGTTATTCTGTTACTACTCATCGGTATTATTGTTAATGCGATAAAAGAGCTGAGCCGCGTCGATCAGAAGCGCTTTTTAGATAACAAACGAGAATTACCCCCTCACCGAGATTTTAATGATAAATGGGATGATGAGGACGATTGTTCCCAGAAACACCGCAAGAAATAG